From the Rhinolophus sinicus isolate RSC01 linkage group LG02, ASM3656204v1, whole genome shotgun sequence genome, one window contains:
- the SPAG6 gene encoding sperm-associated antigen 6, with product MSQRQVVQVFEQYQKARTQFVQMVAELATRPQNIETLQNVGEPSPRTRVASHTRHRVTWCLRLALHFESLVAPGPWPCLAPHRYPCRLIAQRPGPALHALLTPPPFPRLRSSVC from the exons ATGAGTCAGAGGCAGGTGGTGCAAG TGTTCGAGCAGTACCAGAAAGCCCGGACCCAGTTCGTGCAGATGGTGGCAGAGCTGGCGACCAGACCCCAAAACATCGAGACCCTGCAGAACGTGGGTGAGCCCTCACCCCGAACTCGCGTCGCCTCTCACACCCGGCACCGTGTGACCTGGTGCCTTCGCCTCGCCCTGCATTTCGAGTCCCTGGTCGCCCCGGGTCCTTGGCCCTGCCTCGCCCCTCACCGGTACCCCTGCCGCCTCATCGCCCAGCGTCCCGGTCCGGCCCTCCACGCTCTCCTTACCCCGCCTCCCTTCCCCCGTCTGCGCTCCTCTGTCTGCTGA
- the BMI1 gene encoding polycomb complex protein BMI-1, producing MHRTTRIKITELNPHLMCVLCGGYFIDATTIIECLHSFCKTCIVRYLETSKYCPICDVQVHKTRPLLNIRSDKTLQDIVYKLVPGLFKNEMKRRRDFYAAHPSADAANGSNEDRGEVADEDKRIITDDEIISLSIEFFDQNRLDRKVNKDKEKSKEEVNDKRYLRCPAAMTVMHLRKFLRSKMDIPNTFQIDVMYEEEPLKDYYTLMDIAYIYTWRRNGPLPLKYRVRPTCKRMKISHQRDGLTNTGELESDSGSDKANSPAGGIPSTSSCLPSPSTPVQSPHPQFPHISSTMNGTSNSPSGNHQSSFANRPRKSSVNGSSATSSG from the exons ATGCATCGAACAACCAGAATCAAGATTACTGAGCTAAATCCCCACCTAATGTGTGTGCTTTGTGGAGGGTACTTCATTGATGCCACAACCATAATAGAATGTCTACATTCCT TCTGTAAAACGTGTATTGTACGTTACCTGGAGACCAGCAAGTATTGTCCTATCTGTGATGTCCAAGTTCACAAAACCAGACCACTACTGAATATAag gtcAGATAAAACTCTTCAAGATATTGTATACAAATTAGTTCCAGGACTTTTCAAAA ATGAAATGAAGAGAAGAAGAGATTTTTATGCAGCTCATCCTTCAGCTGATG CTGCCAATGGTTCTAATGAAGACAGAGGAGAAGTTGCAGATGAAGATAAGAGAATTATAACCGATGATGAGATAATAAGTTTATCTATTGAATTCTTTGACCAGAACAG ATTGGATCGGAAAGTAAACAAAGACAAGGAGAAATCTAAGGAGGAG GTGAATGATAAAAGATATTTACGATGCCCAGCAGCAATGACTGTGATGCACCTAAGAAAGTTTCTCAGAAGTAAAATGGACATACCTAATACTTTCCAG ATTGATGTTATGTATGAAGAGGAACCTTTAAAGGATTATTATACACTAATGGATATTGCCTACATTTATACCTGGAGAAGA AATGGTCCGCTTCCTTTGAAATACAGAGTTCGACCTACTTGTAAAAGAATGAAGATCAGTCACCAGAGAGATGGACTGACAAATACTGGAGAACTGGAAAGTGACTCTGGGAGTGACAAGGCCAACAGCCCAGCAGGAGGTATTCCCTCCACCTCTTCTTGTTTGCCTAGCCCCAGTACTCCAGTTCAGTCTCctcatcctcagtttcctcacatttCCAGTACTATGAATGGAACCAGCAACAGCCCCAGCGGTAACCACCAATCTTCCTTTGCCAATAGACCTCGAAAATCGTCAGTAAATGGGTCATCAGCAACTTCATCTGGTTGA